In Thermococcus chitonophagus, the genomic stretch CGAGTTCTTCTGGGGTGAAAGGGCCGAGAACATCCACGAGTTCAACAGTGCCGAGGGCCTTTTTCTCGGAAATTATTACTATCCTCCCCCTGATTCTTGTGGGGGTTTTCCTAATTTCCCACACTTTTTTACCTTCAACTATCCACTTGGCATAGGGTTGTCTCACTATTAGCCCCTTCATATTCCTCCCAGAAGAGAAAGAGGGTATCATCTATATAAATTCAACTATATAAGGAGAAAGGAGAGAGGGATCACTTTATCTGCTCTAAAGCTCCAAGAACTTCCCAGATTATCGTCCTTGTGTGGAGAGGCATGTTGGGATCTTCACTAATTTCTTCAAGTATTGCTATTGCATCGGCCGCCCTAACTGCGGGCTCCTTATCCTTATTCATGAGAGCTTCAATAGCCTGCTCGGCGGCCCTTCTAATGTTCCTGGGAACAACTGTATCTTGGACAACCTGCTCCCTGAGAACTTGGATGATCTGATTGATTCTCTCCTCAACGTCCGTCATTGATATCACCCCCAGTCATTTACTCAAGGTAACTAAACCCCCAATGTTGACTATTTGGAATATGCTAAAAAGTTTTTCTACTTTCTAAGTGGTTCTGGAATCGCCTTGTTCCATTGCTCCTGGGCCAACTTACCGGTGTATTTAAACTTCTCAACTAGCTCTTCTGCCTTTTTCCTCTTCTTCTGGTGCTCTTTCAGAAACTCCTGAACTTTCTGTATGAGGTATCTCTTGCACTCTCCACATGTCAGCTCTCCATTTTTACATGCATAATAGCGCTCCATGAGCTTTTTATCATCCTCCTCGAAGAATATCTCGAGCCACTTGAACACCACGCACCTTTCAGGATTGCCTCCCTTTTCCCTCTGCTCCTTAAGCGTTGGTTGGCCTCCCGTTAACGCAAACTTCCAGATCTTCTTTCCAGCTTCCTCGGGATCATCCGTAAGGTATATCGCGGTTTCGGGTTTGGATGCACTCATCTTTCCTTCGAGCCCAGTTAGCGGTGGAACGAACTTTGAGTGTAAGGCTGCGGTCTTGTAATAGCCGAGACTCTCAGCGAAATCTCTCTGAAGCCTCCAATATGGGTCTTGATCAATTGCAGCTGGGATAAGACATCTCCTTTTCTCGAAGAAAGTGGGTGCTGCCTGTATTGCCGGGAAGAATATCATTCCTATCTTGCTCTGCTCGGTAAAGCCGAAAACAGCCCTTGCCATTGAGAAGTTTATCTTCTTGGCTATTGGGATTGCCATTTCATATATCTTCGTAAATTCACTGTTCTGGAAGATGAAGGTTTTATCAGGATCAAAGCCTACCGCGATTATGTCTAGTATGTTTTCGTAAGCCCATCTCTTTGTGTCTTCAAAGGTGAGTTTCTCCTTGAATAGAAACTTTTCATCGTCCGTTATCTGGATGTACAGGTTAACGCCGAACTTTTCCTGCAACCATTTGGTGGCGAAGAAGGGTATTATATGACCTATATGCATGGGACCGCTTGGGCCCCTACCCGTGTACAGGAAGAATCCCTTTCCACTTTCGTAGTCGTCTAAAACCTTGTCGTAGTCCCTGTGGGAGAAGAAGAACCTTCTCCTGAAGAATATTGGTAGGTCACTCTTTGTGAGTCTTGCAGTCCTCTCGAGGAGGTCGTCAGTCAGTGGGCTCGTTCCGAACTGCTCAATCAGCTTGTCATAGTCTACAATTCCCTCTACGTCCCAGGGTGTAACTTTAAATTCCTCTGGCATTAGAACCACCTCCTAAAGTCCTAGCTAGGCAAGAAGAGAAGAAGCGTTCGAATTTAGTTGAGCCAAAAGCCACCACCGAGCATGGGGGTTAAAAGGGGAATACTTAATTTAAAGTTTTTGGATTGCGATAGGTATTTAACCATCCTAAACTAAATAATATTGGGGGTGGTTCTGCATGAATTCTGAGGTTGTTAAGGAGTTCTTAGAGGACATAGGCGCAGACTACATTGAGCTCGAGGGAGAAATACACCTCGAGCCCAGGGTGTTCTATGAAGTTTGGAAGTATGTAGGGGAGCCCGAGTTAAAGACGTACGTGATAGAAGATGAAATAGTCGAACCCGGTGAATATGATCCACCGGAGATGAAGTACACTGAAGCTAGGAAGATAAAGATAAAGAAGATATATTTTGAGACGCTTGATGGTGTGAAAGTCGTGACCGACTACTCCGAGTTTCAGAAGATACTTAAGGAAATGAAGAGCTAAAATTCTAAAATTGATCTGTATCCCTTGCCATCTTTTCTTACCATTCTCGAGAATCTCGTTTTCAGGTGTTCGTTGTTGAGCTCTTGGAACATATCTAGGTATCCAATGGCAAGCTTCTCCACGTAGGGGCTGAACTCTAGAATCTTGCTTCCCATATCATCCTTTGAGGAGAAAAACCACTCCAAATAATACCCTTTAGGCTTCAATACTCCAACCTTTATCTCAATATCTTGGAACTTTCTAAGGAACTCATCTATATCGATATCTTGAGCAATGCCTATGAAAGACCGATCATAAACCGGCTCAACGTGTTCGGCGTAGGCGTAGAATCCTATTATTATCCCATCTTCAATTAGTTTATTTATCATGAACTTTATTGTTGGCCTCTTTCTCCCTATTAGTGCTTCAAGTTCTTTCATTGGAGTTCTTGCATCTACTTTTAATGCATCTAGGAGGAGAGCGTATTCATAAGAATATTGCCATTTTCCAAACTTTACATTCCCTTCCCTCTTCCTGGCCCATACCTCATAGAACTCAAAGTCATTGGAATATTTGGACAACATTTCTGGGATGTACTTCTCTTGATCAACTGGAACGTGTAATATCGCTTGTATCCCATTCTTGAATCCAAATATTGGTGTTATATGGGCGATGAATGGATTCTTTAGAATCTCCTTTGCTTTAGTCATTAGCTCTACTTTTGGAACTGAAAGAAACGCAACATAGCTTTTTAGTCCAAGCTTTACGATGTCATATATTGCACTTACAAAAACGTATTTCCCGTAGTACTTATCATATACTCTCTTCAGCCTATGGTACTCTACCCCTTCCTTTTCGGAGATACTCCTTAGGCTTTCTCTTGGATGCTCGTTTAGTATTGTGAGAAGCCATTCAAGCTCATCTTGATCAATTGAAGCCATAAGGCATCGGTAAAAATTTGTTACTCTCTCCTAAAAACGATTGTGGTTTCTACATTGTGGATGCAGGTATAGAATAATTTTTTAGTTCAATACCTAAAACCACTTGGTGGTGCTAGATGGTAAGGATTGAAGTAATCGATATAGAGAAGCCGGAAGGTGTTGAGGTAATAATAGGCCAAGGTAACTTCTCTATATTTACCGTGGACGATCTGGCCAGGGCTCTTTTAACGACTGTTCCTGGAATAAAGTTTGGGATTGCAATGAATGAGGCAAAGCCTCAACTTACGAGGTATACAGGCAATGACCCTGAGCTTGAGAAGTTAGCTGCAAAGAACGCCCTTAAGATAGGTGCTGGCCACGTTTTCGTGATACTGATGAAGAATGCTTATCCAATAAATGTCCTCAACACGATAAAGAACCACCCTGCGGTAGCAATGGTATATGGAGCTAGTGAAAATCCATTCCAAGTGATAGTGGCCGAGACGGAACTTGGGAGAGCTGTTTTGGGTGTGGTTGACGGTAAAGCAGCGAACAAGATAGAGACGGAGGAGCAGAAGAAGGAGAGGAGAGAACTAGTAGAGAAGATAGGTTATAAAATAGACTGAGGTTCTTTCCATGAAAATATTTTTTATAACTTCAAACCCAGGTAAAGTCAAGGAAGCAAGCTCCCTACTCAAACCCCTTGGCATTGAGGTGGAGCAACTTAAATTTCCTTATCCTGAAATTCAGGCTGATTCTCTAGAAGAGGTTGTTGAATTCGGGATTAGGTGGCTAAAAGATAAAGTCTCCAAGCCGTTTTTTATAGAAGATTCAGGCCTTTTTATAGAAGCCCTAGAAGGATTTCCAGGAGTATATTCAGCTTATGTGTACAGGACTATAGGCCTAGATGGAATATTAAAGCTCATGGAAGGGATAGAAAATAGAAGAGCGTATTTCAAGAGCGTAATTGGGTACTATGATGGGAAAGTTCATATATTCGTAGGGAAGGTTTATGGAAAAATATCTCATGAAAAGAAGGGTACTCAAGGGTTTGGGTACGATCCAATATTCGTTCCCGATGGTTACGATAAGACCTTTGCCGAAATGACAACAGAAGAAAAAAATGCTATCTCTCATAGGGGAAAAGCTTTAAAGGAATTTCATAGATGGTTAAAAGAAAATCTTAAATAATGAACATGCGTCAATAACTTGAAAGGTGGTGATAATGGCTGAAATCTTAGACAAGGTTGATAGGAGGTTGCTTGAGGAGCTTAAAAATAACGCAAGGGAAAATATTGCAACGTTAAGCAAAAAATTAGGAATCCCCAGGACAACAGTTCATTACAGGATAAAGAGGTTGGTTGAAGAGGGTATAATCGAGAAGTTTACCATAAAGCCAAACTATAAAAAGCTAAACCTCGGTACTACAGCATTCATTCTGATTAGATATGATCCCGATTCTGGATTAACTCAGAGAGAAGTTGCCGAGCAGATAGCTAAAATCCCAGGGGTTTATGAGGTTCACATCATAGCGGGTGAGTGGGATCTTCTCCTAAAGGTAAGAGCATCTAATGCTGAAGAGGTTGGTAAGATAGTTATAGACAGGCTCAGAGAGATAAAGGGAGTCGGACAGACGGTAACGATGGTCTCATTCGTCACCGTTAAAGAAGAAATTTAAGGCGATGATCGTCGTTCTCCTTGCTGATTGATGATGACGCGAGGTTAGGTGAGCCTTTTAAATCCTCTTTTCTATTCCACATTGGGGGTTGAGATGGCAAGGGTTGTAGTTGATGCTCAAGCAGCGAGAGCGATAGGTAAAGGTGCAATGATAGTATTCAAGAAGGGAGTGGTGAGAGTAGAGGGCGAGATAAAGCCTGGTGATATAGTTGAGGTTTACACGAGAGGTGGGAAGTTTCTGGGGAAAGGCTTTGCTAACCCTCACTCCAATATAATGGTGAGGATAGTCACGAAGGAAAAGGATGTTGAGATAAACAAGGATCTCTTCAGGGAGAGGATAAGGAAGGCAAACGAGTACAGGAAGAAGGTTCTCAGGTACACCAACGTCTACAGAATGGTTTATGGAGAGGCTGACTATCTGCCCGGTCTCATAGTTGACAGGTTCAATGACATAGCCTCCTTACAAATATCGAGTGCTGGAATGGAGAGGTTCAAGCTCGACGTTGCCGAGGCTATAATGGAAGTCGAGCCCGAAATAGAAACCGTGTTCGAGAAGAACACGGGGAGGAGCAGGAGAAGGGAGGGCCTGCCCGAGATCGAAAGGGTTCTCCTGGGAAAGGAGAAGTACAGGACTATAATAGAGGAAGGTAGGGCAAAGTTCATAGTTGATATGCGCGGTCAGAAAACCGGCTTCTTCCTTGACCAGAGAGAAAACAGGTTAGCGTTAGAAAAGTGGGTGAGACCCGGAGACAGAGTTCTCGACGTTTTCACGTACACAGGAGGATTCGCAATTCACGCCGCTATAGCTGGGGCGGAGGAAGTTATAGCTATAGACAAGTCTCCGAGGGCCATAGAAACCGCTAAAGAAAACGCAAAGCTGAATGGAGTTGAAGATAGGATGAAGTTTATCGTGGGGAGCGCCTTTGAGGAGATGGAGAAGCTCCAAAAGAAAGGGGAGAAGTTTGACGTAGTAATACTTGACCCTCCGGCCTTTGTCCAGCATGAGAAGGATCTGAAGGCTGGCTTAAGGGCCTACTTTAACGTTAACTTCGCGGGACTGAACCTTGTTAAGGATGGGGGAATTCTTGTAACGTGCTCATGCTCCCAGCACGTTGATCTACAGATGTTCAAAGATATGATAATTGCCGCAGGGGCAAAGGCCGGAAAGTTCCTTAAGATGCTTGAGCCTTACAGGACTCAAGCTCCAGACCATCCCATCCTGATGGCATCCAAAGATACCGAGTACCTCAAATGTCTGTTCCTGTATGTTGAAAACATGCGCTAGCGAACTATCATGACGGGAATCCTTATCTGACCAACGACATCTTCGAGCAATGACCCTATCCTCGTCTTTCCACTCTTTCCATAAGCCCCCATCACGACCATGTCGTAGTTTCCAGA encodes the following:
- a CDS encoding class I SAM-dependent rRNA methyltransferase translates to MARVVVDAQAARAIGKGAMIVFKKGVVRVEGEIKPGDIVEVYTRGGKFLGKGFANPHSNIMVRIVTKEKDVEINKDLFRERIRKANEYRKKVLRYTNVYRMVYGEADYLPGLIVDRFNDIASLQISSAGMERFKLDVAEAIMEVEPEIETVFEKNTGRSRRREGLPEIERVLLGKEKYRTIIEEGRAKFIVDMRGQKTGFFLDQRENRLALEKWVRPGDRVLDVFTYTGGFAIHAAIAGAEEVIAIDKSPRAIETAKENAKLNGVEDRMKFIVGSAFEEMEKLQKKGEKFDVVILDPPAFVQHEKDLKAGLRAYFNVNFAGLNLVKDGGILVTCSCSQHVDLQMFKDMIIAAGAKAGKFLKMLEPYRTQAPDHPILMASKDTEYLKCLFLYVENMR
- a CDS encoding DUF5748 family protein codes for the protein MNSEVVKEFLEDIGADYIELEGEIHLEPRVFYEVWKYVGEPELKTYVIEDEIVEPGEYDPPEMKYTEARKIKIKKIYFETLDGVKVVTDYSEFQKILKEMKS
- a CDS encoding ASCH domain-containing protein, producing MKGLIVRQPYAKWIVEGKKVWEIRKTPTRIRGRIVIISEKKALGTVELVDVLGPFTPEELANHESKHLASYDFLKRYSNGKKLYAWVLANPVKFDPPRDVEIPNGAQIWVNLKNWR
- a CDS encoding tryptophan--tRNA ligase, with protein sequence MPEEFKVTPWDVEGIVDYDKLIEQFGTSPLTDDLLERTARLTKSDLPIFFRRRFFFSHRDYDKVLDDYESGKGFFLYTGRGPSGPMHIGHIIPFFATKWLQEKFGVNLYIQITDDEKFLFKEKLTFEDTKRWAYENILDIIAVGFDPDKTFIFQNSEFTKIYEMAIPIAKKINFSMARAVFGFTEQSKIGMIFFPAIQAAPTFFEKRRCLIPAAIDQDPYWRLQRDFAESLGYYKTAALHSKFVPPLTGLEGKMSASKPETAIYLTDDPEEAGKKIWKFALTGGQPTLKEQREKGGNPERCVVFKWLEIFFEEDDKKLMERYYACKNGELTCGECKRYLIQKVQEFLKEHQKKRKKAEELVEKFKYTGKLAQEQWNKAIPEPLRK
- a CDS encoding XTP/dITP diphosphatase is translated as MKIFFITSNPGKVKEASSLLKPLGIEVEQLKFPYPEIQADSLEEVVEFGIRWLKDKVSKPFFIEDSGLFIEALEGFPGVYSAYVYRTIGLDGILKLMEGIENRRAYFKSVIGYYDGKVHIFVGKVYGKISHEKKGTQGFGYDPIFVPDGYDKTFAEMTTEEKNAISHRGKALKEFHRWLKENLK
- a CDS encoding UPF0147 family protein produces the protein MTDVEERINQIIQVLREQVVQDTVVPRNIRRAAEQAIEALMNKDKEPAVRAADAIAILEEISEDPNMPLHTRTIIWEVLGALEQIK
- a CDS encoding adenosine-specific kinase, encoding MVRIEVIDIEKPEGVEVIIGQGNFSIFTVDDLARALLTTVPGIKFGIAMNEAKPQLTRYTGNDPELEKLAAKNALKIGAGHVFVILMKNAYPINVLNTIKNHPAVAMVYGASENPFQVIVAETELGRAVLGVVDGKAANKIETEEQKKERRELVEKIGYKID
- a CDS encoding winged helix-turn-helix domain-containing protein, which gives rise to MASIDQDELEWLLTILNEHPRESLRSISEKEGVEYHRLKRVYDKYYGKYVFVSAIYDIVKLGLKSYVAFLSVPKVELMTKAKEILKNPFIAHITPIFGFKNGIQAILHVPVDQEKYIPEMLSKYSNDFEFYEVWARKREGNVKFGKWQYSYEYALLLDALKVDARTPMKELEALIGRKRPTIKFMINKLIEDGIIIGFYAYAEHVEPVYDRSFIGIAQDIDIDEFLRKFQDIEIKVGVLKPKGYYLEWFFSSKDDMGSKILEFSPYVEKLAIGYLDMFQELNNEHLKTRFSRMVRKDGKGYRSILEF
- a CDS encoding Lrp/AsnC family transcriptional regulator; the encoded protein is MAEILDKVDRRLLEELKNNARENIATLSKKLGIPRTTVHYRIKRLVEEGIIEKFTIKPNYKKLNLGTTAFILIRYDPDSGLTQREVAEQIAKIPGVYEVHIIAGEWDLLLKVRASNAEEVGKIVIDRLREIKGVGQTVTMVSFVTVKEEI